In a genomic window of Erigeron canadensis isolate Cc75 chromosome 5, C_canadensis_v1, whole genome shotgun sequence:
- the LOC122600236 gene encoding PE-PGRS family protein PE_PGRS16 → MDQNEGEQFNPKEAISAVVDEGFLGEEEEDDYEDLYNDVNVGEGFLQSLKKNNEDLVVKNEPDFEKKENPGLVLGDGQNPERGHGEERKFEIKQEALDVGVGENEVKGRGVGLGGVKIELGGSVDKVGEVESRSLNDGIANVGLGQEQAHLGGAANMGNLGNPGGDGFARQGGGNVNGSGGNFNTFGNGGVGVGGAGVGGGSGGGGTVLFVGDLHWWTTDAELETELCKYGQVKEVKFFDEKASGKSKGYCQVEFYDSAAATACKEGMNGHVFNGRPCVVAYASPYSVKRMGEAQVNRNQQMAQSSAGQPKRGPGDVPAKTGVNNMPAGGNFQSGGGNFQSGNDNNRGFGRGNWGRGNAQGMGGRGPGGRGNMGGRGNMGGRGIMGNGGNGFGPPPMMHPQSMMGQGFDPSFGAPMARMANYAGFPGGPTPPFSGMMPSFPPVGNVGLPGLAPHVNPAFFGRGMPMNGMGMMPTAGVDGPNMGMWSDPNMPGWAGDEHGGRVGESSYGEEAASDQQYGEGSHDRGTWQHATKEKDRDYTSDRRPRDDRESGYERELPREKDVVHESEWPERKHRDERDSGRDRERDRERSRDRDRDRERSRDRDRDRERGRDRHRDDRDKYSDHHRYRDADPEYDDEWDRGGRSSRSHGKSRLSQEDEHRSRSRDADYGKRRRVTAE, encoded by the coding sequence ATGGATCAAAATGAGGGAGAACAATTTAATCCAAAAGAAGCGATATCTGCTGTTGTTGATGAGGGTTTTTTAGgggaagaagaggaagatgatTATGAGGATCTTTATAATGATGTTAATGTTGGTGAGGGTTTTTTACagtctttgaaaaaaaataatgaggATTTAGTGGTTAAGAATGAACCAgattttgaaaagaaagaaaacccgGGTCTGGTTTTGGGAGACGGACAAAACCCGGAAAGGGGTCATGGTGAAGAGAGAAAATTTGAGATAAAGCAAGAGGCTTTGGATGTTGGGGTGGGTGAAAATGAGGTGAAAGGGAGAGGGGTTGGTTTGGGTGGTGTGAAAATTGAGTTAGGGGGGTCTGTGGATAAAGTAGGTGAGGTGGAAAGTCGGAGTTTGAATGACGGGATAGCGAATGTAGGGTTGGGACAAGAGCAAGCGCATCTTGGTGGGGCGGCGAATATGGGTAATCTAGGTAATCCGGGCGGTGATGGTTTTGCTAGGCAAGGTGGTGGGAATGTTAATGGTTCGGGTGGGAATTTTAATACGTTTGGAAACGGTGGTGTTGGTGTGGGTGGAGCTGGTGTTGGGGGTGGAAGTGGAGGTGGTGGGACGGTTCTTTTTGTGGGGGATTTGCATTGGTGGACGACTGATGCTGAGCTGGAGACAGAGCTTTGTAAGTATGGTCAAGTGAAGGAGGTGAAGTTTTTTGATGAGAAAGCTAGTGGGAAGTCGAAAGGATACTGTCAAGTTGAGTTTTATGATTCTGCAGCTGCGACTGCTTGTAAGGAGGGGATGAACGGGCATGTGTTTAACGGTAGGCCTTGTGTTGTTGCGTATGCTTCTCCATATAGTGTTAAAAGGATGGGGGAAGCACAGGTGAATAGGAACCAACAGATGGCTCAGTCTTCTGCAGGTCAACCTAAAAGGGGTCCGGGAGATGTTCCAGCTAAAACAGGGGTTAATAATATGCCTGCTGGTGGTAATTTTCAAAGTGGAGGTGGAAATTTTCAAAGTGGGAATGATAATAATAGAGGGTTTGGAAGAGGAAATTGGGGTAGAGGTAATGCTCAAGGGATGGGAGGTCGAGGGCCTGGTGGACGTGGTAACATGGGTGGACGTGGTAATATGGGTGGGCGTGGTATAATGGGGAATGGTGGAAATGGGTTTGGACCACCACCAATGATGCACCCTCAGTCGATGATGGGTCAGGGGTTTGATCCTTCTTTTGGAGCCCCGATGGCACGTATGGCAAATTATGCAGGCTTTCCTGGTGGTCCAACGCCTCCGTTTTCAGGTATGATGCCTTCTTTTCCACCTGTCGGTAATGTAGGATTACCTGGTTTAGCGCCTCATGTTAACCCGGCATTCTTTGGGAGAGGTATGCCCATGAATGGGATGGGTATGATGCCAACTGCTGGTGTGGATGGACCCAATATGGGAATGTGGTCAGACCCCAATATGCCTGGATGGGCTGGCGATGAACATGGTGGTAGAGTAGGCGAGTCTAGTTATGGCGAGGAAGCTGCATCTGATCAACAATATGGCGAAGGTAGTCATGATAGAGGAACCTGGCAACATGCCACTAAGGAAAAAGATAGGGACTATACTTCTGATAGAAGACCAAGAGATGATAGAGAATCCGGATATGAAAGGGAATTGCCACGAGAAAAAGATGTGGTGCATGAAAGTGAGTGGCCTGAAAGAAAGCATCGTGATGAGAGGGATAGTGGAAGAGATCGTGAAAGGGACCGAGAGCGTTCTCGCGATCGTGACCGTGACCGCGAGCGTTCTAGGGACCGTGACCGTGATAGGGAGCGTGGCAGGGATCGCCATAGGGATGATAGGGACAAATATTCTGATCATCACAGGTACAGAGATGCCGACCCAGAGTATGATGATGAGTGGGATCGCGGGGGTCGATCTTCTCGATCCCATGGAAAATCAAGGCTATCTCAAGAGGATGAGCATAGGTCAAGATCTAGGGATGCTGACTATGGGAAGAGGCGGCGTGTAACTGCAGAATGA
- the LOC122599938 gene encoding sec-independent protein translocase protein TATA, chloroplastic-like encodes MSISTAVATAASPPTLAIPNPTSLTTKSSFSSSSSSFFNNTTSFRSLTLAANGKRSKNVNKKKSGGFSVNCLFGLGVPELAVIAGVAALVFGPKKLPEVGRSIGKTVKSFQQAAKEFETELKKEPESLGESSDVTNVSDKAPEDLKVPSTKESS; translated from the exons ATGTCGATTTCCACAGCCGTCGCCACCGCAGCATCACCACCAACTCTAGCCATTCCAAATCCTACTTCATTaacaacaaaatcatcattttcttcCTCAAGTTCATCTTTCTTTAACAACACCACCTCCTTCAGATCTTTAACTTTAGCTGCTAATGGCAAAAGATCCAAAAATGTCAACAAGAAGAAAAGTGGGGGGTTCTCTGTGAATTGTTTGTTTGGACTTGGTGTCCCTGAGCTTGCTGTTATTGCCGGTGTCGCTGCTCTCGTTTTTGGTCCCAAGAAACTCCCTGAAGTTGGCCGGAGTATTGGCAAAACCGTTAAAAGCTTCCAACag GCAGCGAAAGAATTCGAAACAGAGCTAAAAAAGGAACCCGAGTCACTAGGGGAGTCTTCTGATGTAACCAATGTGAGTGACAAGGCACCTGAAGACTTGAAAGTGCCAAGCACAAAGGAAAGTTCGTAG
- the LOC122601621 gene encoding uncharacterized protein LOC122601621 — protein MGRDMVSLDLKCVYESEQLDYLIDIENGRNEDESDPRFDLDERSIGFVQDIDSPKHIVSMVNNYCVGRVDIVETYSADFNLLSYKLTEFESEFLRGKRISILVLLLIAAIQLKIKSLMNLARNAIVDMNCLKSAYEIFNIFHMPYPTKTSIREILTMDGILESLLRQIDAKKAKAR, from the exons atGGGGCGTGATATGGTGAGTTTGGATCTAAAATGTGTGTATGAATCTGAACAACTTGACTATTTGATAGATATAGAAAACGGGAGAAACGAGGATGAATCAGATCCACGATTTGATCTGGATGAACGAAGTATAGGCTTTGTTCAGGATATCGATAGCCCAAAGCACATCGTTTCAATGGTTAATAATTATTGTGTTGGACGTGTCGATATCGTGGAAACCTATTCTGCCGATTTCAATCTCCTTTCCTACAAGCTGACCGAATTCGAGTCCGAATTTCTCCGGGGAAAGCGAATTTCCATTCTTGTTCTACTTCTCATT GCTGCAATCCAATTAAAGATCAAAAGCCTCATGAACCTAGCGCGTAATGCTATTGTTGACATGAATTGTCTGAAGTCCGCCTATGAGATTTTCAATATCTTCCATATGCCTTATCCTACTAAGACTTCCATTCGAGAAATTTTGACTATGGATGGAATATTGGAATCCCTTTTGAGACAGATAGATGCCAAAAAAGCCAAAGCCAGATAA